The region ATGGCCTTATCAATTCTTGACACTGCAGGAACATAATCTGCCGTGAGAATATTACTGATAATTGAAAGAATATGTTTTCTCCCCTTTTGCGGAGGAATTACCTTATATACTTTATCTGCAAATAAAATCAAACCTACCTTATCATTATTCCCTGCAGCAGAAAAGCCTAAACTTGCTGCAATTTCTGCAACATATTCTCTTTTCAGCTGAGTTTTTGTTCCGTAATCCATGGAAGCAGAAATATCTACGAGTAGCATCATCGTCAATTCCCTTTCCTCTTCCATCACTTTCACGAATGGTTCACGGAAACGTGCTGTTTTATTCCAGTCAATTCTTCTGATCTCATCGCCAAACTGATACGGACGGACTTCCGAGAAGGTCATTCCCTGCCCTTTAAAAGCACTGTGATATTGTCCCATCAAAGTAGCTTCCGTCTTCTTTCGGGTACGGATTTCTATTTGCTTGACTTTTTTTACAATATCTTTTATCTGCATAAATTAATTTTAATGTTGAGGTTGAGATTAAGTTTGAGAAACTCATCAATTTTCAACTTATTTAAATTCTATAGAAACATTAAACCATTCATCATCAAATTTCGGGCTGTATTTTTTATAGAAATTAATCGCCGGTTCGTTCCAGTTCAACACCTGAAAAACCATTCCGTTGTATTGATTGGATTTTCCGTGTTCCATCGTTGCTTCAAATAATTTCTTCCCGATTTGTTTTCCTCTCAGCTTTTCCGTCACCACCAAATCCTCAAGATATAGTCTTCTTCCTTTCCATGTTGAATATCTGTCATAATACAAAGAGATTCCAACAATTTCTCCATTATATTCAGCCACAAAA is a window of Candidatus Chryseobacterium colombiense DNA encoding:
- a CDS encoding DUF58 domain-containing protein, with the protein product MQIKDIVKKVKQIEIRTRKKTEATLMGQYHSAFKGQGMTFSEVRPYQFGDEIRRIDWNKTARFREPFVKVMEEERELTMMLLVDISASMDYGTKTQLKREYVAEIAASLGFSAAGNNDKVGLILFADKVYKVIPPQKGRKHILSIISNILTADYVPAVSRIDKAMEYMMGIFKRKSLVFLFSDFEDEYDSKMLRVASKKHQLLGMRIFDEKDNEIPDVGYTLLYDAETGKQIWANTSSARWRYTFAEAQKQKLRALEEDFANSSASFMNINTGSDYSKLLYNYFQKK
- a CDS encoding GNAT family N-acetyltransferase yields the protein MNEVMIRKAVQEDCAPMLELIKELADYEKALHEVTLTLEQFIEDGFGKSSVWGAFVAEYNGEIVGISLYYDRYSTWKGRRLYLEDLVVTEKLRGKQIGKKLFEATMEHGKSNQYNGMVFQVLNWNEPAINFYKKYSPKFDDEWFNVSIEFK